In Acidimicrobiales bacterium, one genomic interval encodes:
- the dtd gene encoding D-aminoacyl-tRNA deacylase, translated as MRALVQRVSRARVTVDGHEVGAIGDGLCALVGVTHDDDGDRAVALAEKVWRLRVFPDERGRMDRPVASVGGEVLVVSQFTLYGDTRRGRRPSWVAAAPPEQAEPLVEAVVAALRDLGATVATGRFRADMDLELVNDGPVTLLLEA; from the coding sequence ATGCGAGCACTGGTGCAGCGGGTGTCCCGAGCCCGGGTGACGGTCGACGGCCACGAGGTGGGAGCCATCGGCGACGGCCTCTGCGCCCTGGTGGGCGTGACCCACGACGACGACGGGGACCGGGCCGTGGCGCTGGCCGAGAAGGTGTGGCGCCTGCGGGTGTTCCCCGACGAGCGGGGCCGCATGGACCGGCCCGTGGCCTCGGTGGGCGGCGAGGTGCTGGTGGTCTCGCAGTTCACGCTGTACGGCGACACCCGGCGGGGACGGCGTCCCTCGTGGGTGGCGGCCGCGCCCCCGGAGCAGGCCGAGCCGCTGGTGGAGGCCGTGGTCGCCGCCCTGCGGGACCTGGGGGCCACGGTGGCCACCGGCCGCTTCCGGGCCGACATGGACCTCGAGCTGGTCAACGACGGGCCGGTCACGCTCCTGCTGGAGGCGTAG
- a CDS encoding glycosyltransferase family 4 protein has protein sequence MASDDRSLRIALLTYRGKPHVGGQGIYVRHLAKALVDLGHHVEVFSGQPHPEVEPHIPLHQLESLDIYNDHFPMRMPGIWELKSLADLVEVTAFSFGTFPEPLAFSVRAFQAISARRDEFDLVHDNQSLGYGILALERIARIPVLATIHHPITVDRRLEIEHARGLYKKLTLARWYSFTRMQTEVARRMKRVVTVSESSFEDIHRDHKVPKERMHVVPVGVDPELFRPVPGVASRPGHLITTASADVAMKGLSYLLEALAKLRVERPELHLTVIGRKKEGGKSAETIDRLGLTDHVEFVTGVPDQRIVELYSEAELAVVPSLYEGFSLPAIEAMSCGVPVVATTGGALPEVVGADGETALLVPPGDAEALAAKIAWALDHPGVRRKVGAAGRERVKAQWSWRHTAERTVEQYRARLAEG, from the coding sequence ATGGCGTCCGACGACCGATCCCTGCGGATCGCCCTGCTCACCTACCGGGGCAAGCCCCACGTCGGCGGCCAGGGGATCTACGTACGCCACCTGGCCAAGGCCCTGGTCGACCTGGGCCACCACGTCGAGGTGTTCTCGGGCCAGCCCCACCCCGAGGTGGAGCCCCACATCCCGCTCCACCAGCTGGAGAGCCTGGACATCTACAACGACCACTTCCCCATGCGGATGCCGGGGATCTGGGAGCTGAAGAGCCTGGCCGACCTGGTCGAGGTGACCGCCTTCTCCTTCGGCACCTTTCCCGAGCCCCTGGCCTTCTCGGTGCGGGCCTTCCAGGCCATCAGCGCCCGCCGCGACGAGTTCGACCTGGTCCACGACAACCAGAGCCTGGGCTACGGCATCCTGGCCCTGGAGCGCATCGCCCGCATCCCGGTGCTGGCCACCATCCACCACCCCATCACCGTGGACCGCCGGCTGGAGATCGAGCACGCCCGCGGCCTCTACAAGAAGCTCACCCTGGCCCGCTGGTACAGCTTCACCCGCATGCAGACCGAGGTGGCCCGACGCATGAAGCGGGTGGTCACCGTGTCGGAGAGCTCCTTCGAGGACATCCACCGCGACCACAAGGTGCCCAAGGAGCGCATGCACGTCGTGCCGGTGGGCGTCGACCCCGAGCTGTTCCGGCCCGTGCCCGGCGTGGCCAGCCGGCCCGGCCACCTCATCACCACGGCCAGCGCCGATGTGGCCATGAAGGGCCTGTCGTACCTGCTCGAGGCCCTGGCCAAGCTGCGGGTGGAGCGGCCCGAGCTGCACCTCACCGTCATCGGGCGCAAGAAGGAGGGGGGCAAGTCGGCCGAGACCATCGACCGCCTGGGCCTCACCGACCACGTCGAGTTCGTCACCGGGGTGCCCGACCAGCGCATCGTCGAGCTGTACAGCGAGGCCGAGCTGGCCGTCGTCCCCTCCCTCTACGAGGGCTTCTCCCTGCCCGCCATCGAGGCCATGTCCTGCGGGGTGCCCGTGGTGGCCACCACCGGCGGGGCCCTGCCCGAGGTGGTGGGGGCCGACGGCGAGACCGCCCTCCTGGTCCCCCCGGGCGACGCCGAGGCCCTGGCGGCCAAGATCGCCTGGGCCCTCGACCACCCCGGCGTGCGCCGCAAGGTGGGGGCCGCGGGCCGGGAGCGGGTGAAGGCCCAGTGGAGCTGGCGCCACACCGCCGAGCGCACCGTCGAGCAGTACCGCGCCCGCCTGGCCGAGGGCTGA
- a CDS encoding DUF445 domain-containing protein, with translation MTAAVPADDEARRAADLARMKRTATGLLVVATAVFVATRVLEDSAPWLGYVRATAEAAMVGAVADWFAVTALFRHPLGIPIPHTAIIPNRKDDIGRGLGTFVQQNFLTRAVVEERLAGFSLSARLGAWLAEPENAARVGDQAAGVLRSTLDTLKDEEVQESLEAAVAARLRAVKAGPVLARAIELVVADGRHQELLSVLLRKVAESVAENEDVLRARLERETPWWVPDRVDDRIFGRVHTGVQRFLREVADDPEHEMRATVDQKVRALADDLARTPALRARADALKDELIDHPVVREWSSTVWADVKAGLLAHSADPDSDLRQRLVGAVQDFGQRLRDDTTLQARLDTWVASTAVEVVERSKGEVGEVIASTVARWDSTEATRRIELQVGRDLQFIRINGTVVGGLAGLVIYCVGRLIG, from the coding sequence ATGACGGCCGCCGTCCCCGCCGACGACGAGGCCCGCCGGGCCGCCGACCTGGCCCGCATGAAGCGCACCGCCACCGGCCTGCTGGTGGTGGCCACCGCGGTCTTCGTGGCCACCCGGGTGCTGGAGGACTCGGCGCCGTGGCTGGGCTACGTGCGGGCCACGGCCGAGGCGGCCATGGTCGGGGCGGTGGCCGACTGGTTCGCGGTGACGGCCCTGTTCCGCCACCCGCTGGGCATCCCCATCCCCCACACCGCCATCATCCCCAACCGCAAGGACGACATCGGCCGGGGCCTGGGCACGTTCGTCCAGCAGAACTTCCTGACCCGGGCCGTGGTCGAGGAGCGCCTGGCCGGCTTCTCCCTCTCGGCCCGGCTGGGCGCCTGGCTGGCCGAGCCCGAGAACGCGGCCCGGGTCGGCGACCAGGCCGCCGGCGTGCTGCGCTCCACCCTCGACACGCTCAAGGACGAGGAGGTGCAGGAGTCACTGGAGGCGGCGGTGGCCGCCCGGCTGCGGGCGGTGAAGGCCGGCCCCGTCCTGGCCCGGGCCATCGAGCTGGTGGTGGCCGACGGGCGCCACCAGGAGCTGCTCTCGGTGCTCCTGCGCAAGGTGGCCGAGTCGGTGGCCGAGAACGAGGACGTGCTGCGGGCCCGGCTGGAGCGCGAGACCCCGTGGTGGGTGCCCGACCGCGTCGACGACCGCATCTTCGGCCGGGTCCACACCGGCGTCCAGCGCTTCCTCCGGGAGGTGGCCGACGACCCCGAGCACGAGATGCGGGCCACGGTCGACCAGAAGGTCCGGGCCCTGGCCGACGACCTGGCCCGGACCCCGGCCCTGCGGGCCCGGGCCGACGCCCTCAAGGACGAGCTCATCGACCACCCGGTGGTCCGGGAGTGGTCGTCCACGGTGTGGGCCGACGTGAAGGCCGGCCTGCTGGCCCACTCGGCCGACCCCGACTCCGACCTGCGGCAGCGCCTGGTCGGCGCCGTGCAGGACTTCGGGCAGCGCCTGCGGGACGACACCACCCTCCAGGCCCGGCTCGACACGTGGGTGGCCTCCACCGCCGTCGAGGTGGTCGAGCGGTCCAAGGGCGAGGTGGGCGAGGTCATCGCCAGCACCGTGGCCCGGTGGGACTCCACCGAGGCCACCCGGCGCATCGAGCTGCAGGTCGGACGGGACCTCCAGTTCATCCGCATCAACGGCACCGTGGTCGGCGGGCTGGCCGGCCTGGTCATCTACTGCGTGGGCCGCCTCATCGGCTGA